Below is a genomic region from Streptomyces sp. NBC_00461.
TCCGCGCGTTCGGCAGGGCGTACCGCTTGCCCGGCGTGCCGCCGCAGAGCAGGAACTGGCCCATGCTGGCCGCGAAGCCCATGGCGAGCGTGGAGACGTCGTTCGGGATCAGCCGCATCGTGTCGTAGATGGCGAGGCCCGCGTGCACGGATCCGCCCGGGCTGTTGATGTACAGGCTGATGTCGGTGCGCGGGTCCTCGGCGGACAGCAGGAGCAGCTGCGCGCAGACCCGGGTCGCGGACACCTCGTCGACCTGGGTGGCGAGGAACACGATGCGCTGGCCGAGGAGTTGGGCCGCGAGATGCTCGTCGAACCGGCCGGGTGGAGTGTCGCCCTCCTCGGCGCGGGGCGAAAGCGTGGTCAGTGGAGTCATGGTCTCTCCTGTCGAGTGGTGATGCCGTCGACTCCACTCTTGGCCCGGGGCCGCGCCCCGATGCGGTTTCTCTGCCCGCGGCAGATTCGCCACGGGCAGAGCCCGCGCTCAGCCCTTCTCGCGCAGCTGCCGGAAGAAGGCCCGCACATCGCCCACCAGCAGGTCCGGCTCCTCCATCGCCGGGAAGTGTCCGCCCCGGTCGAACTCCGTCCAGCGGACCAGATTCTCCGTGCGCTGCGCCTTGTGCCGCAGGGGGAGCTGCGGCTCCGCCGGGAAGAGGGCGAGCGCGGTCGGCGCGGCCGAGGGCTCGGTGGGCTGGGCGGCGCGGCCCGTGGTGTGCGCCCGCTCGTAGTAGATGCGGGCGGCGGAACCCGCGGTCCCGGTCAGCCAGTACAGCATCACGTTCGTGAGCATCCGGTCCCGGTCCACGGCTTCCTCGGGCAGCAGCTCCGAGTCCGTCCACTCCTGGAACTTCTCGACGATCCAGGCGAGTTGGCCGACGGGGGAGTCGGTGAGCGCGTACGCCGGAGTCTGCGGCCGGGTGGCCTGAAGGACGGCGTACCCCGTGCCCTCGCGCGACCACTCGCTCCACCGGCGCCACGACAGCAGCGCCCGCTCCTGCTCCTCCGTGCCGAGCGCGTCCAGTTCCTCCGGCGTCGGTTCGGTGGCCTGCTGCCCGCCCGGCAGCAGGTTGAGATGGACGCCGGTCACCCGGTCGGGGTGGGCGCGTCCCAGCTCGCGGGAGATGGCGGCACCCCAGTCGCCGCCCTGAGCACCGAACCGCTCGTAGCCGAGCCGGCGCATCAGCTCGGCCCACGCGTCGGCGACCCGGCCCGCCTCCCAGCCCGTGTCCGCGGCGGGACCGGACAGGCCGAACCCGGGGATGCTCGGCACGACGACGTGGAACGCGTCAGCCGGGTCCCCGCCGTGCGCAGCGGGGTCGGTGAGCGGCCCGACCACGTCCAGGAACTCCACGATCGACCCCGGCCAGCCGTGGGTGATGATCAGTGGGGTGGCGTCCGGCTCGGGGGAGCGGACATGGGCGAAGTGCACGGTCGAGCCGTCGATCGTGGTCGTGAACTGCGGCCACTGGTTGAGCTGCGCCTCGGCGGCCCGCCAGTCGTACGAGTGGCGCCAGTACCGGGCCAGCTCGCGCAGGTAGCCGCCGGGTACGCCGTACGCCCATCCGGTGCCGGCCAGCTCGTCCGGCCAGCGGGTGCGGTCGAGACGGTCGTGCAGGTCGTCGAGCTCGCTCTGCGGGATGTCGAGGCGGAAGGGGCGAATGCCGTCGGCGTTCTCGGCGTTCCCTGCGTTTCCTGCGTGATCTGTGCTCTCTGTGCTCCCTGTGCTCTCTGGGTTCTCAGCGTTCCCTGCGGGCGAAGACGTCATGACCGCGAGCCTATTGCGGTCGGTGGCGGGGCCGTCCGGATTAATCCGCGGCGCGACCGATGAGTTCCGCGGCGAGGATCGGTCGACAGAAGTGACCGCGTACCAAGCCCCAGGAGGAGAACACATGAGCACCGACGGATTCACCACGTGTCTCTGGTTCGACGGCCAGGCCGAGGAGGCCGCGCACTACTACGTCTCGGTCTTCAAGAACTCCAGCATCGGCAGGGTGACCCACTACACCGAGGGTGCCATGCAGCCTGCCGGCACCGTGCTGACCGTCGAGTTCACGGTCAACGGCCACAAATTCGTCGCCCTGAACGGCGGCCCCCAGTTCAAGTTCACCGAGGCGATCTCCTTCCAGATGTTCTGCCGGAACCAGGAGGAGATCGACCACTACTGGACCAAGCTCACCGAGGGCGGCGGCGAGCCCGGCCCCTGCGGTTGGCTGAAGGACCGCTTCGGAGTGTCCTGGCAGGTCATCCCTGAGGGCCTCGACGAGATGATCAGCGACCCGGACACGTCGAAGTCGAGCCGTGCGATGCAGGCGATGCTGAAGATGCACAAGCTCGACATCGCCGCCCTGGAGAAGGCATACGAGGGAGAGTGACGGCCGGCCCATCTCCCGCCCGGCGGGCGGACCGGCCGCGACCGCTCGTCGCCTACGAGGTGGAGGCCTGCGCCAGCGTCGCCACCTCGGCGGCGCTCAGCGTCCTGCCGTACACCCGGAAGTCGTCGACCGCTCCCTTGAGGTAGGGATCGGCATACTGCGACCTGCCGACGTACCCGGTGCGGATGTGGTTGCCGAAGTGGCGCGGCTCCACGGAGACGCTCGCGTTCCGGCCGGCCTCGGCGCCGTCGACGTAGAGGACGGCGGTCCCGGCGCCGTAGCTCACCGCCACGTGCACCCATCGGTCGGCGGGCAGCGGGTCGGCGTCGATGCGCTGCTCGCCGCCCGCCCCGCCGGCGGTGATCGCGTACCTCAGGGTGCCGTCGCCGCTGAGCGGGGTCAGGAACAGGTTGGCGGTGACGCCCGTGCCGACGTCGAAGATCCGGCTCCAGGCGCCCGGCCGACCGTCCAGCCGTACCCATGCGGCCAGGGAGTAGGCGGAGGCACCCGCCAACAGGTCCTCGGCGAGGGCGACATGGCCGTCCGTGCCGTCCAGTGCCACCGCTCCGCCGATGCGTCCGGATGCCGACCACGAAGCCCCACCGACCAGTTGGGCCGCCCTGCCGTTGCCGGTCGCGTCGGTCGCGGTGGTGCCCGACGTCTCGTCGAAGCGGTGCCAGGCGACGAACTCAGGGGGAGGGGGCGGGGGTTCGCCGGTGAGCCAGTACACCGAGTAGTGCTGGTGATGGACGCGGGCGATCGGCAGCAGGGTCACGTCCTCGTCGTCGGCGCGGGCGGTGAACCGCAGCGACTTCGACGATTCCTGCCGGACGGACGTGACGTCGAGGCGCGGCAGCGAGGCGTTCGCCCGGTCGCCGTAGGCTCCCGCCAGGACCACCGGGCCGTGCAGCACGGCCTGGACGTCGGGGTCGTCGGGCGTGGCCTCGACGACCGTGCGCATCGGCAGGGACACCTCCACCCGGTCGCCGGTGCGCCATGCGCGCTCCAGGGTGAGCCAACTGCCGGGCTTCGGACGGTCGGGCAGCGCACGGCCGTTGAGGGTGGCACGGGCGCCAAGGGCCCAGGACGGGATGCGCACGCGCAGTCCGTGCGTGGCGCGCCCGGCGGTCACCGTCAGCGTGGTGGTGGGGCTGTCGGGGAAGCCGGTGGTCTGCCGCCAGGTGACGCCCTGTTCCCGCCAGACGACCTGCGAGGGGATGAACAGGTTGACCAGCAGGTCGCGGTCGTCGTGCGTGTAGACGGTGTCGGCGAACTTGGCGTGCGTCTCCATGCCGGTGCCGTGGTCGCAGGAGAAGTTGTCGTAGTCGGTGGAGTACGCGTTCGGGTCGGTGCCCATGAAGGACGGCTGACGTTTGAAGGAACCGGGCGCCAGACCGGTGTAGTAGATGTTGAAGCCGTGGGCGGAGACCGGGTCCTGTTCGCCCAGCATCTGGTTGAAGAGCGTGCGCTCGTAGTGGTCCAGCAGGTCGGTGCGGTCCGGAGCGTGGAAGTGCAGCAGCCGGGTCAGCTTCAGCATGTTGTAGCTGTTGCAGTTCTCGCAGGTGCTGTCGGACAACTGGCCCGCGACGACGTCCGGTTCGTGGAAGGCCTCGCCGTTGCTGTTGCCGCCGATGACGTACGAGTGGTGGCCTGTGACGATCTGCCAGAAGTTCGCGGCGACGGTGCGGTAGCGCTCGGGCCGCCCCTCCTCCCACAGCCGCAGGGCGCCGACCATCTTCGGGATCTGCGTGTTCGCGTGCAATCCCGCCAGCCGGTCCTCGCCCCGGGCCAGCGGGTCGAAGACACGGGCGTGGGTGAAACGCTCGGCGACGTCGAGCCACTTGCCGTCACCGGTGAGGGCGTGCAGATCGGCGAGCACGTCGTTCATCCCGCCGAACTCGGTCTCCAGCACGCGCTGCATCTGCTCGTACGTCAGTCCGGCGGTGCGCGTGTCGACCCATCCCGCCTGCCGGAGCACGACGTCGAGGGCCTGGTCGTTCCCGGACAGCCGGTACTGCTCGACCAGTCCGGCCATGATCTTGTGGATCGTGTAGTACGGCGCCCACACTCCCGTGCCGGCCTCCAGCCGGTCGAAGAAACTCTCCGGGAAGGCGGACAGATAGCCCTTGCCGAACCCGGCGGCGGGGGAGGCGGCCTGGCATGCGGCGAGCTCGGCGACGAGGGCGCGGCCCTTGTCGCGCAGGGCCGTGTCGCCTGTGCCCGCGTGGGCGAGGGCGAGCCCGGAGAGCAGATGGCCGGTGGAGTGGCCGCGCAGCTCGACGTTCGGCCCCTCCCAGCCGCCGCAGGGCTGGGCGGTGCTGGGCAGGCCGACGTTGGTCCGGAAGGTGTGCAGCAACCGGTCGATGTCGACGAAGTGCAGATAGGCCGAGTTACGGCGCTGGTTGTCCCGGAAGGGACTGTCCAGCAGGGTCACCGCAGTGAGCGGGAAGGGCCGCGCCCGGGCGGTGGCGGCCGAGGGGGCGGTGGCGGCGTCCGCCGTCCCCCCGCCCGCGATGGCGAGGGCCGCGGAAGCGGTACCGGTGGCCGCGAGGAACTGACGTCTGCCGAGAGGTGGGGTCATCACCAAGTCCTCCGCATGTCGGGGAGACGGGACGACGGTGTCCCTCCGCCGCTCCGCTCATGTTCGATATGTCGAATGACGTGCGACATGCTGTGCGCGGGACACGCTATGCGTCCCCCGTGTGATGTCAACAGTGCCGGAAGGGACGGAAGTTGCCCGCGATGGTGTCAGTCCTCGCCGGCCGGCGGAGCACGGCGGAGGCCCGACGCCACCCCAACCGGCTCATCGAGCGCGAACCCGGCCCGCGATCACCCGCGTGATCTCCCGGGCGATCCGCAGGATGCCGGGGGAGCGTGCCGGGCACGGCTTCGGTGTGGAGGTGGTGGGCGCCAGGCAGAAGTGCAGGTAGTCCGCGTCGAGGTGGAGGGCGGTGCGGTCGCGGCCCGGCTGGGTGCAGTAGTCGGCGTGTTCCCGCTCGTAGCCGGTGCACGGCAGGTACTGGGCCCAGGTGTAGCGGGCCCCGGCGGGGCTCACCGCGGCGCCCGCGTCGGCGACGAGATCGCGCGAGGCGGCGGCCTGCCGCTCGTACATCTCGTTCACACGCCGGACCCGGTCGGGCGTGATCGGGTCCGGCCCCTGCAGCACCCACACGATCTTCGGCCGTCGGTCCCCGCCGGCCGCGGCGATCTGCTCGGTGAGCCGGCGCAGATCGGCCCGGTAGCGCGTGAAGTACCTCTGCTGCGAGGCGTTGTAGGTGATCCCGTCCATGCACCAGGTGTAGCCCCACGCGTTGCCCCAGAACTGCAGCACCACATAGTCCGGATGCCGCGAGCGGACCAGCGCGGCCGCCTTGTCCGCGTCCGGCACGAGCGAACGCTTCCCCGTCCCCTCCAGGTAGTCGCACAGCGTGGTTCCCGAGTACGGGGCGCTCGTGTACGTCGCTTCGAGGCTCCCGCGGAGTTGCTGCCCGAGGACGTTCTGCGCCTCCATCGCGAGCGAGTCGCCGAGGTACAGCACCCGCGGTGCCACCGCGGGCACGCCGGGGGAGGCCGGTGCCCGCTGGTGGGTCATCGTGGCGGACGCCCCCGGCACGACGGGGGAGGGCGGCGACGTCTCCGGCCCGGACGACGGGTCGCCGCACGCGCCGAGCAGCAGCACCCCGGTCAGCAGCACCCCCACGAACCACGGCTTCCGCATACGGCAACTCCAGCCCCGGCAAGCGAGAACGGCTCCCCAGGCAAGCACAGCCCGGCCCAAGGCGGAAGACACAGAGGTGAGTTCACTCGCCGTCCGGCCGCGCGCGTACGGCATGGGCGCCCGGGGGAGTTCCGGCACGGGCCCGTGCGATGCGGGATGACGAAGACACCGCGAGCCCGCGCCGGAACGTGCGCCCCGGCGCGGGCGGGTACCTACGACGTGACCGTGTGCGTCAGACCCGGTCCGCGGCGATCAGCAGGTA
It encodes:
- a CDS encoding ClpP family protease, which encodes MTPLTTLSPRAEEGDTPPGRFDEHLAAQLLGQRIVFLATQVDEVSATRVCAQLLLLSAEDPRTDISLYINSPGGSVHAGLAIYDTMRLIPNDVSTLAMGFAASMGQFLLCGGTPGKRYALPNARIMMHQGSAGIGGTTADIEIQAENLEHTKQTMERLIAENTGQTPETIARDGDRDRWFTAEEARQYGMVDRVLESLADVRPAASKRRMGL
- a CDS encoding epoxide hydrolase family protein, with protein sequence MTSSPAGNAENPESTGSTESTDHAGNAGNAENADGIRPFRLDIPQSELDDLHDRLDRTRWPDELAGTGWAYGVPGGYLRELARYWRHSYDWRAAEAQLNQWPQFTTTIDGSTVHFAHVRSPEPDATPLIITHGWPGSIVEFLDVVGPLTDPAAHGGDPADAFHVVVPSIPGFGLSGPAADTGWEAGRVADAWAELMRRLGYERFGAQGGDWGAAISRELGRAHPDRVTGVHLNLLPGGQQATEPTPEELDALGTEEQERALLSWRRWSEWSREGTGYAVLQATRPQTPAYALTDSPVGQLAWIVEKFQEWTDSELLPEEAVDRDRMLTNVMLYWLTGTAGSAARIYYERAHTTGRAAQPTEPSAAPTALALFPAEPQLPLRHKAQRTENLVRWTEFDRGGHFPAMEEPDLLVGDVRAFFRQLREKG
- a CDS encoding VOC family protein → MSTDGFTTCLWFDGQAEEAAHYYVSVFKNSSIGRVTHYTEGAMQPAGTVLTVEFTVNGHKFVALNGGPQFKFTEAISFQMFCRNQEEIDHYWTKLTEGGGEPGPCGWLKDRFGVSWQVIPEGLDEMISDPDTSKSSRAMQAMLKMHKLDIAALEKAYEGE
- a CDS encoding beta-L-arabinofuranosidase domain-containing protein translates to MTPPLGRRQFLAATGTASAALAIAGGGTADAATAPSAATARARPFPLTAVTLLDSPFRDNQRRNSAYLHFVDIDRLLHTFRTNVGLPSTAQPCGGWEGPNVELRGHSTGHLLSGLALAHAGTGDTALRDKGRALVAELAACQAASPAAGFGKGYLSAFPESFFDRLEAGTGVWAPYYTIHKIMAGLVEQYRLSGNDQALDVVLRQAGWVDTRTAGLTYEQMQRVLETEFGGMNDVLADLHALTGDGKWLDVAERFTHARVFDPLARGEDRLAGLHANTQIPKMVGALRLWEEGRPERYRTVAANFWQIVTGHHSYVIGGNSNGEAFHEPDVVAGQLSDSTCENCNSYNMLKLTRLLHFHAPDRTDLLDHYERTLFNQMLGEQDPVSAHGFNIYYTGLAPGSFKRQPSFMGTDPNAYSTDYDNFSCDHGTGMETHAKFADTVYTHDDRDLLVNLFIPSQVVWREQGVTWRQTTGFPDSPTTTLTVTAGRATHGLRVRIPSWALGARATLNGRALPDRPKPGSWLTLERAWRTGDRVEVSLPMRTVVEATPDDPDVQAVLHGPVVLAGAYGDRANASLPRLDVTSVRQESSKSLRFTARADDEDVTLLPIARVHHQHYSVYWLTGEPPPPPPEFVAWHRFDETSGTTATDATGNGRAAQLVGGASWSASGRIGGAVALDGTDGHVALAEDLLAGASAYSLAAWVRLDGRPGAWSRIFDVGTGVTANLFLTPLSGDGTLRYAITAGGAGGEQRIDADPLPADRWVHVAVSYGAGTAVLYVDGAEAGRNASVSVEPRHFGNHIRTGYVGRSQYADPYLKGAVDDFRVYGRTLSAAEVATLAQASTS
- a CDS encoding SGNH/GDSL hydrolase family protein; this translates as MRKPWFVGVLLTGVLLLGACGDPSSGPETSPPSPVVPGASATMTHQRAPASPGVPAVAPRVLYLGDSLAMEAQNVLGQQLRGSLEATYTSAPYSGTTLCDYLEGTGKRSLVPDADKAAALVRSRHPDYVVLQFWGNAWGYTWCMDGITYNASQQRYFTRYRADLRRLTEQIAAAGGDRRPKIVWVLQGPDPITPDRVRRVNEMYERQAAASRDLVADAGAAVSPAGARYTWAQYLPCTGYEREHADYCTQPGRDRTALHLDADYLHFCLAPTTSTPKPCPARSPGILRIAREITRVIAGRVRAR